In Alphaproteobacteria bacterium, the following are encoded in one genomic region:
- a CDS encoding PDZ domain-containing protein yields MAVFAISAATSGAWALPPESLDSVVSVLPLWPGHARGGTGDPMADAPEGSGIVIEAGGYIATAAHVVDRATDIQVRLSNGLVLAATAIASDPATDIAVLKIDLDAPVFERALPPALGEPVCAIANQFGLDLSVTCGVVSAVNRAGTGFNIIEDFIQTDATVNPGASGGALVDMEGRLVGMLSAIFTRQSDADIGVNFAVSARLLDRVAQDLIAYGKVVRGRPGVRVAPLDEAARGQFSGVRVIGVSENSAAAGAGIRSGDIITAIDRRKIRTESDILSAFHLNRPGQAITVSLIRDGELFDATFILDP; encoded by the coding sequence GTGGCGGTCTTCGCCATCTCCGCGGCGACGTCTGGGGCGTGGGCGTTGCCGCCGGAAAGCCTGGACAGCGTGGTCAGCGTCCTACCGCTGTGGCCGGGGCACGCGCGGGGCGGCACCGGCGACCCGATGGCCGATGCGCCCGAGGGCAGCGGAATCGTAATCGAGGCCGGCGGCTATATCGCAACCGCGGCCCACGTCGTCGATCGGGCAACCGACATCCAGGTGCGGCTATCCAACGGCCTAGTCCTGGCCGCCACCGCGATTGCCAGCGACCCGGCGACGGATATCGCCGTGCTCAAGATCGATCTCGATGCACCGGTCTTCGAGCGCGCCCTGCCGCCGGCCCTCGGCGAACCGGTATGTGCGATCGCCAACCAGTTCGGCCTCGATCTTTCGGTCACCTGCGGGGTCGTGTCGGCTGTCAATCGCGCCGGAACCGGCTTCAATATCATCGAGGATTTCATTCAGACCGACGCGACGGTCAATCCCGGCGCATCCGGGGGCGCCCTGGTGGACATGGAGGGTCGCCTGGTCGGCATGCTCTCGGCCATTTTCACCCGCCAGTCGGATGCCGACATCGGGGTCAACTTCGCCGTTTCGGCGCGACTGCTCGATCGCGTGGCGCAGGATCTGATCGCCTACGGGAAAGTGGTGCGGGGCCGTCCGGGGGTTCGCGTCGCGCCCCTCGATGAGGCGGCGCGCGGACAATTTTCGGGCGTCCGCGTCATCGGCGTCAGCGAGAACAGCGCGGCGGCCGGGGCCGGCATCCGGTCCGGGGATATCATCACCGCTATCGACCGGCGCAAGATCCGCACCGAATCCGATATCCTATCGGCGTTCCACCTCAATCGGCCGGGACAGGCCATAACGGTTTCGCTGATTCGCGACGGCGAACTCTTCGATGCGACCTTCATCCTGGATCCATAG
- a CDS encoding S8 family serine peptidase, translated as MRPSSWIHRITVAGLAPFVAAAGTGLAAANPAPADLMRDVLEAMCVAPEAGLEAVATAIQDAVPSTAGSVIPSPHAFGRESVALDIDRGGRIVVDRRLVRGQVRRFTITYDEPVSDGKMRPVLQVAASADCTNVDGRRLVYDDSDRPARLEHLDPGLQAVLYDEPLNPPPPPGPDPDGVTVALIDSGVNYTLPFVADRLARDTAGRILGYDYWDDDDRPYDIDGRGGAFFPLHHGTAVASVLLREGPDVRLLPFRYPRPRMDRMADLIAAADRAGALIVTVPMSSTNPEEWSAFVDAAGSRPHMLFIMAAGNEGQDLARSPRYPAAAGLDNALVVTSSTPFGKLAPGSNWGVDRVDFMVPAEQVEAIDHRGARRKASGSSFAVPRVAALAARLLAENPSWRAPELKAAILARANRSPYQRPAVTRFGWIANPADDE; from the coding sequence ATGCGACCTTCATCCTGGATCCATAGAATCACGGTTGCCGGTTTGGCGCCGTTTGTCGCCGCCGCCGGTACCGGCCTCGCGGCCGCCAACCCCGCGCCCGCGGATTTGATGAGGGATGTCCTAGAGGCGATGTGCGTGGCGCCGGAGGCCGGCCTCGAAGCGGTCGCCACGGCCATCCAGGACGCGGTTCCGAGCACGGCCGGTTCGGTCATCCCCAGCCCGCACGCATTCGGCCGCGAATCCGTTGCGCTCGACATCGACCGCGGCGGACGCATCGTCGTCGACCGCCGCCTTGTCCGCGGGCAGGTGCGGCGTTTCACAATCACCTACGACGAACCGGTTAGCGACGGAAAGATGCGCCCGGTGCTGCAGGTTGCCGCCAGCGCCGATTGCACGAATGTCGATGGCCGTCGTCTGGTCTATGACGACAGCGACCGGCCCGCTCGTCTCGAACATCTCGATCCCGGCTTGCAAGCGGTGCTTTACGACGAGCCGCTCAACCCGCCGCCGCCGCCGGGCCCGGACCCGGACGGGGTCACGGTTGCGCTGATCGATAGCGGCGTCAACTACACCCTCCCCTTCGTCGCCGACCGTCTCGCGCGCGACACGGCCGGACGCATCCTCGGCTACGATTACTGGGATGACGACGACCGTCCCTACGATATCGACGGCCGCGGCGGCGCCTTCTTTCCGCTTCATCACGGCACCGCGGTGGCGAGCGTGTTGCTGCGCGAGGGGCCGGACGTCAGGCTCCTGCCGTTCCGGTATCCGCGGCCGCGCATGGACCGCATGGCCGATTTGATCGCCGCCGCCGACCGCGCCGGGGCGCTCATCGTAACGGTCCCGATGAGCAGCACGAACCCCGAGGAGTGGTCCGCCTTCGTCGATGCCGCCGGCAGCCGGCCCCACATGCTGTTTATCATGGCGGCCGGCAACGAAGGCCAAGACCTCGCCCGGTCGCCGCGCTATCCGGCGGCGGCCGGCCTCGACAACGCCCTCGTCGTGACATCGTCGACGCCGTTCGGAAAGCTGGCGCCCGGCTCCAACTGGGGCGTCGACCGGGTCGATTTCATGGTGCCGGCGGAGCAGGTCGAGGCCATCGACCATCGCGGCGCCAGGCGCAAGGCATCGGGGTCGAGCTTCGCCGTGCCCCGCGTCGCCGCCCTCGCGGCGCGGCTGCTGGCCGAAAACCCGTCTTGGCGCGCGCCCGAGCTCAAGGCCGCGATCCTAGCCCGCGCCAATCGGTCGCCCTATCAGCGGCCCGCGGTGACGCGCTTCGGTTGGATCGCCAATCCCGCCGACGACGAATGA
- a CDS encoding IS6 family transposase, whose translation MKNPFRYFNRSPQVIRLAVMMYIRYPLSLRQVEDLLFERGIDVCHETVRFWWNRFGPILGAEIRKRRVGHRCFSHWRWHLDEIFLRINGETHCLWRAVDQEGEVLEVFATKRRDRKAALTFLKRAMKRYGRPQSIVTDRLLSYRSAMRIIGVAADQTCGRWLNDRAENSHRPMRRREGAMAKFRDIKTLQKFASAHASIHNHFNLDRHLNRRDIFKKNRSAALAEWRLLAA comes from the coding sequence ATGAAGAACCCCTTCCGCTATTTCAACAGGTCGCCGCAGGTGATCCGCCTCGCGGTGATGATGTACATCCGCTATCCGTTGTCGCTACGCCAGGTCGAAGACCTGCTGTTCGAGCGTGGTATCGACGTTTGTCACGAGACGGTGCGGTTTTGGTGGAACCGATTCGGTCCAATACTTGGCGCCGAGATCAGAAAGCGGCGCGTCGGACATCGGTGCTTTTCGCATTGGCGGTGGCACCTCGACGAAATCTTCCTGCGGATCAATGGCGAGACCCACTGCCTGTGGCGGGCCGTTGATCAGGAAGGCGAAGTGCTCGAGGTTTTTGCGACGAAGCGACGGGATCGCAAGGCTGCGCTTACGTTTCTGAAGCGCGCAATGAAACGCTACGGTCGACCCCAGTCGATCGTGACGGATCGTCTTCTGTCATATCGCTCAGCGATGAGGATCATCGGCGTTGCTGCCGATCAGACCTGTGGTCGGTGGCTCAACGACCGCGCGGAAAACTCCCACCGGCCGATGCGACGACGAGAGGGAGCGATGGCCAAGTTCCGGGACATCAAGACCCTGCAGAAGTTTGCCTCCGCTCACGCCTCGATCCACAATCACTTCAATCTCGACCGTCACCTCAACCGCCGCGATATTTTCAAGAAGAACCGCTCCGCTGCGCTGGCCGAATGGCGTCTGCTGGCGGCCTGA
- the hemG gene encoding protoporphyrinogen oxidase, translating into MTAKVVIIGGGVSGLATAYDLERRGHSVVVLERQHAAGGNAVSERVGGFLIEHGPSTMNAALPAGADFSAELELDGARCDFGAGVQRRYLVGRGRLHGIATGPFGFLTSGYLSAAARLRVMAEFAIPARRGGPEESVMAFCTRRFGGEFARRVIDPLVGGLYTGRAAELSVSTVFPKLVALERDYGSISRAVFSRRRQGGTMPGSRLFSWRGGMASLPDALAGRLGAAVRTGVTVRRIIPRGREFRVEAGAAGALDADAVVIATQPHVAAQLLFPADPVAANAAGRIQAPPLAVVFLGYARRQVDHPLDGLGFLIPEIEGRDLLGAQFPSTMFPGRAPAGHVAVVGYIGGARAPDLARLPAADLIALARAEFRDLIGARGDPTVARVRHWPVGIPQYRLGHGALVKDLNAVCQRRPGLFVTGNYLAGPSVAACLTTARETAANVGAYLGATRDDVPAVVRRNAT; encoded by the coding sequence ATGACGGCAAAGGTGGTCATCATCGGCGGCGGCGTCTCCGGGTTGGCCACCGCCTATGACCTCGAGCGCCGGGGCCACAGTGTGGTCGTCCTCGAACGCCAGCACGCGGCCGGCGGCAACGCCGTCTCCGAGCGCGTCGGCGGGTTCCTGATCGAACACGGGCCGAGCACGATGAACGCCGCCTTGCCCGCCGGCGCCGATTTCTCGGCGGAGCTCGAGCTTGACGGCGCCCGTTGCGACTTCGGCGCGGGCGTGCAGCGGCGTTATCTCGTCGGCCGCGGCAGGCTCCATGGGATCGCCACCGGACCCTTCGGTTTCCTGACCTCCGGCTACCTCTCCGCCGCCGCACGATTGCGCGTGATGGCGGAATTCGCCATTCCGGCCCGACGCGGCGGGCCGGAAGAATCGGTGATGGCCTTCTGCACCCGGCGCTTCGGTGGCGAATTCGCTCGCCGGGTCATCGATCCCCTGGTCGGCGGGCTCTATACCGGACGGGCGGCCGAGCTTTCGGTATCCACGGTGTTCCCGAAGCTGGTCGCGCTCGAACGCGACTACGGATCGATCTCGCGCGCCGTGTTCAGCCGCCGCCGTCAGGGCGGCACCATGCCCGGGAGCCGCCTGTTCTCCTGGCGAGGCGGGATGGCGTCCCTGCCCGACGCACTCGCTGGCCGTCTCGGCGCGGCGGTGCGGACCGGGGTCACGGTGCGGCGGATCATTCCCCGCGGCCGCGAGTTCCGGGTCGAGGCGGGCGCTGCCGGGGCGCTCGACGCCGACGCGGTCGTCATCGCCACCCAGCCCCATGTCGCGGCGCAATTACTGTTCCCCGCGGACCCGGTGGCGGCCAACGCCGCGGGCCGGATCCAGGCGCCACCGCTAGCCGTTGTCTTCCTCGGCTATGCCCGCCGCCAGGTCGACCACCCCCTCGATGGCCTCGGCTTCCTCATCCCCGAAATCGAAGGCCGCGACCTGCTCGGCGCCCAGTTCCCGTCGACCATGTTCCCCGGCCGCGCGCCGGCCGGTCATGTCGCCGTCGTCGGCTATATCGGCGGCGCCCGCGCACCCGACCTGGCGCGGCTGCCGGCCGCCGACCTGATCGCTCTGGCGCGTGCCGAGTTCCGCGATTTGATCGGCGCCCGCGGTGATCCGACCGTCGCCCGCGTCCGCCACTGGCCGGTCGGGATTCCTCAATACCGCCTCGGCCATGGCGCCCTGGTTAAGGACCTAAACGCCGTCTGCCAACGCCGGCCAGGTCTGTTCGTCACCGGAAACTACTTGGCCGGGCCGTCGGTCGCCGCCTGCTTGACGACCGCCCGAGAGACCGCCGCCAACGTCGGCGCCTATCTCGGCGCAACCAGGGATGACGTTCCTGCGGTCGTCCGGCGGAACGCGACCTAG
- a CDS encoding radical SAM protein: MTDPAPPFLVALNLTRRCNLRCAHCYLDAGTRTDGGSAELSTDEVRSLLGDIAALSDETMVVFTGGEPMLRRDLTALVAHAADLGLMAVVGTNGMLLDDARAQELRAAGLQGVGISVDSLDPDHHDAFRGRPGSWARAMAAIDACRRNGLRFQIHFSVNDDNADELDDMVAFARDSGAFVLNVFFLVCTGRGQEATNVSVDTHDRVLRRITEIARDEEGLMVRAKCAPHFKRMAWELDPTWPITAAHGYEAGGCLAGTRYCRVTPEGGITACPYIEEEVGSVRETDFAVIWRDAPQFQALRAPVLEGRCGACEYAKVCGGCRARPLARDGNLMGEDFLCGYRPGGGAVIEPLNAVAGSLPWTPEAEAWLARAPPFVRRFVRQKAEDHVRANHGNEVTGEVMAELARRRFAGGSFPPAAMGGGGER; encoded by the coding sequence ATGACCGACCCGGCGCCCCCCTTCCTGGTTGCTCTCAACCTGACCCGACGGTGCAACCTGCGCTGCGCCCATTGCTACCTCGACGCCGGCACCCGCACCGACGGCGGCAGCGCCGAGCTGAGCACCGACGAGGTCCGCTCGCTGCTCGGCGACATCGCCGCGCTCAGCGACGAGACGATGGTCGTGTTCACCGGCGGCGAGCCGATGTTGCGCCGCGACCTGACCGCGCTCGTCGCCCATGCCGCCGACCTCGGCCTGATGGCGGTGGTCGGCACCAACGGCATGCTACTCGACGACGCGCGCGCCCAGGAGTTGCGCGCGGCCGGGTTGCAGGGCGTCGGGATCAGCGTCGATTCCCTCGACCCCGATCATCACGACGCCTTCCGCGGCCGGCCAGGGTCGTGGGCGCGGGCGATGGCGGCGATCGACGCCTGCCGGCGCAACGGCCTGCGCTTCCAGATCCATTTCTCGGTCAACGACGACAACGCCGACGAGCTCGACGACATGGTCGCGTTCGCCCGCGATTCCGGCGCCTTCGTCCTCAACGTCTTTTTCCTCGTCTGCACTGGACGCGGCCAGGAGGCGACCAACGTCTCCGTCGACACCCACGACCGGGTGCTGCGCCGCATCACCGAGATCGCGCGCGACGAGGAGGGCCTGATGGTGCGCGCCAAATGCGCGCCCCACTTCAAGCGCATGGCCTGGGAGCTCGACCCGACCTGGCCGATAACCGCGGCCCACGGTTACGAGGCCGGCGGCTGTCTGGCCGGGACCCGCTATTGCCGGGTCACGCCGGAAGGCGGGATCACCGCATGTCCTTATATAGAAGAGGAGGTCGGCTCCGTGCGCGAGACCGACTTCGCTGTGATCTGGCGCGACGCGCCTCAGTTTCAGGCCCTGCGCGCGCCGGTCCTGGAGGGCCGCTGTGGGGCCTGCGAATACGCCAAGGTCTGCGGCGGTTGCCGCGCCCGGCCGCTGGCCCGCGACGGCAATCTGATGGGCGAGGACTTCCTTTGCGGCTACCGCCCCGGCGGCGGCGCGGTGATCGAGCCCCTGAACGCGGTCGCCGGCTCGCTGCCGTGGACGCCCGAGGCCGAGGCGTGGCTCGCCCGGGCGCCGCCCTTCGTTCGCCGCTTCGTACGCCAGAAGGCAGAGGACCATGTCCGCGCCAACCACGGCAACGAGGTTACCGGGGAGGTGATGGCGGAACTGGCGCGGCGCCGCTTCGCCGGGGGCTCCTTCCCACCCGCCGCAATGGGCGGAGGGGGCGAGCGATGA
- a CDS encoding universal stress protein yields the protein MTSSPAISAAAADDSVDTAPVSLARILVALDASDHANRALAEAVRLTKTVDGEITGIHAYAAMLHDRRFKMMEGGLPERYREEEEMGYQREVHDDLITRGLGIVSDSYHDVGRAVCDVAGVAFRRLSPEGKNYRRIVEAARSGDFDVLALGAVGLGAVPGGFVGTVCERVVRRCPIDSLVVRDPERAIGDGPVVVGIDGSPQSYGALMTALDIAARVGAEVHAVAAYDPYYHYVAFNKIAAVLSEEAGKVFRFKEQEALHEELIDDGIAKIYQSHLDVSTTIAVGLNVEITTKLLDGKPYRAVRDYVETVGASLLVLGKTGVHADDALDIGGNAENLLRLAPCHVWLTQTTYTPPLDVIAEETTSWSVEAEAKINRAPEFVRDMARKMVLRHAQAKGHTFITSDIVDEVTARMMPGGGGGAADPGRTLDLSAAAAKLLATVPDSSVADNIRLRAVKRARRERAPEVLAKHVRPFLDAADGDAPTWSAAALARLARVPEIVRGTVRAEIEDMARERELGEVALDLAEAGIAEMRKAMCPVPPGGGSGTEEKAE from the coding sequence ATGACCTCATCACCCGCGATTTCGGCGGCGGCGGCCGACGACAGTGTCGACACAGCGCCGGTCTCGCTGGCGCGCATTCTGGTCGCCCTCGACGCCTCCGATCACGCCAACCGGGCGCTCGCGGAGGCGGTCCGCCTGACCAAGACAGTGGACGGCGAGATCACCGGCATCCATGCCTATGCGGCGATGCTCCACGACCGCCGCTTCAAGATGATGGAGGGCGGCCTGCCCGAGCGCTACCGCGAGGAAGAGGAGATGGGCTACCAGCGCGAGGTCCACGACGATCTCATTACGCGCGGCCTCGGCATTGTCAGCGACAGCTACCACGACGTCGGTCGGGCGGTCTGCGACGTCGCCGGGGTGGCGTTCCGCCGCCTCAGCCCGGAGGGCAAGAACTACCGCCGGATCGTCGAGGCGGCGCGAAGCGGCGACTTCGACGTCCTCGCCCTCGGCGCGGTCGGCCTCGGCGCCGTGCCGGGCGGCTTCGTCGGGACCGTCTGCGAGCGGGTGGTTCGGCGCTGCCCGATCGACTCCTTGGTTGTCCGCGACCCGGAAAGGGCGATCGGCGACGGGCCGGTCGTCGTCGGCATCGACGGCTCGCCGCAGTCCTACGGCGCGCTGATGACGGCCCTCGACATCGCCGCCCGGGTCGGCGCCGAGGTCCATGCGGTCGCCGCCTACGACCCCTATTACCACTACGTCGCCTTCAACAAGATCGCCGCCGTGCTCAGCGAGGAGGCGGGCAAGGTGTTCCGCTTCAAGGAGCAGGAGGCGCTCCACGAGGAACTGATCGACGACGGCATCGCCAAGATCTACCAGTCGCACCTCGATGTCTCGACGACCATCGCCGTCGGCCTCAACGTCGAGATCACAACCAAGCTGCTCGACGGCAAGCCCTATCGGGCGGTGCGCGATTACGTCGAGACAGTGGGCGCCAGTCTGCTCGTCCTCGGCAAGACCGGGGTCCATGCCGACGATGCACTCGACATCGGCGGCAATGCGGAGAACCTGCTCCGGCTGGCGCCCTGCCATGTCTGGCTGACGCAGACGACCTACACGCCGCCCCTTGATGTCATTGCCGAGGAGACGACGTCGTGGAGCGTCGAGGCCGAGGCCAAGATCAATCGGGCGCCGGAATTCGTCCGCGACATGGCGCGGAAGATGGTCCTACGCCACGCCCAGGCCAAGGGCCATACCTTCATCACCTCGGATATCGTCGATGAAGTGACGGCCCGGATGATGCCGGGGGGGGGCGGCGGCGCGGCCGACCCGGGCCGCACCCTGGATCTGAGCGCGGCGGCAGCGAAGCTGTTGGCGACGGTGCCCGACTCGAGCGTCGCCGATAACATTCGGCTGCGCGCCGTCAAGCGGGCACGCCGCGAGCGCGCGCCCGAGGTCCTGGCCAAGCATGTGCGGCCGTTCCTCGACGCCGCCGACGGCGACGCGCCGACGTGGAGCGCGGCGGCGCTGGCCCGGCTCGCCCGGGTGCCGGAGATCGTGCGCGGAACGGTCAGGGCCGAGATCGAGGACATGGCCCGCGAACGCGAGCTCGGCGAGGTCGCCCTCGACCTCGCCGAGGCGGGCATCGCCGAGATGCGCAAGGCAATGTGCCCGGTGCCGCCGGGCGGCGGATCGGGCACCGAAGAGAAGGCGGAGTGA
- a CDS encoding c-type cytochrome, translating to MAAPTRLGGFPAVLAAVLMVAAPAAATPGDADRGEEIYAARCLQCHGEDGDGLSPAEERLNPPPRDFTSGDYKFRSTAFEDFVPNDDDLMRMVRDGMNGTAMPGWGDILSEQEMWDVIAYIKTFAGLEEEQPSAQVDYGTMIESSPDSIAKGRDLFLASDRCSECHGRDGKGDAVKRLKDDNGARTWPRNLTKGWTFRTSNAPKDIFTRISVGIPSTQMPSFADPKSKKKLSIEERWHVANYVASLADSERVVRADNTVIKAAKVDGGLPSSPDDPAWTEGPPATFFLVPQIVAGERFFTPANDSITVRALYDDTAIALLVEWDDRTQSIPGDAKAEAIAEDGMGEDAVAIQFPVTVPQGMEKPYFLMGDATRPVNLWQWSSGTTDTSEGVTLADARGINDRRERDASASGLTATGSYRDGTWRVAMTRPLTTDAIGDDLQFSEGRFIPIAFFNWDGSNGETATKHTMTTWYWLLLAPAAGSRPIIAAIVVALLILGALILWARGAAKRSGS from the coding sequence ATGGCCGCGCCGACCCGTCTGGGTGGATTTCCGGCGGTGCTCGCCGCCGTGCTGATGGTGGCCGCGCCAGCGGCGGCAACACCGGGCGACGCGGATCGGGGGGAGGAGATCTACGCCGCCCGCTGCCTGCAGTGCCACGGCGAGGACGGCGACGGCCTGAGCCCGGCGGAGGAGCGCCTGAACCCGCCGCCGAGGGACTTCACCAGCGGGGACTACAAGTTCAGGAGCACCGCTTTCGAAGACTTCGTACCCAACGACGACGATCTCATGCGGATGGTCCGCGACGGCATGAACGGGACCGCCATGCCGGGCTGGGGCGACATCCTGTCGGAGCAGGAGATGTGGGACGTGATCGCCTACATCAAGACCTTTGCCGGGCTAGAGGAGGAGCAGCCGAGCGCCCAGGTCGATTATGGGACGATGATCGAATCCTCGCCCGACAGCATCGCCAAGGGCCGCGACCTGTTCCTCGCCAGCGACCGCTGCAGCGAATGCCACGGCCGCGACGGCAAGGGCGACGCGGTCAAGCGGCTGAAGGACGACAACGGCGCGCGGACCTGGCCGCGAAACCTGACCAAGGGCTGGACCTTCCGCACCAGCAACGCGCCCAAAGACATCTTCACCCGCATCTCGGTCGGCATCCCAAGCACCCAAATGCCGTCCTTCGCCGACCCCAAGAGCAAGAAGAAGCTGAGCATCGAGGAGCGCTGGCATGTCGCCAACTACGTCGCCTCGCTGGCCGATTCCGAGCGGGTGGTGCGGGCCGACAACACGGTCATCAAGGCGGCCAAGGTCGATGGCGGCCTGCCGTCATCGCCCGACGATCCGGCCTGGACCGAGGGACCGCCAGCGACTTTCTTCCTGGTGCCGCAGATCGTCGCCGGCGAACGCTTCTTCACCCCGGCCAACGACTCGATTACCGTGCGCGCGCTTTACGACGACACCGCGATCGCGCTGCTCGTCGAGTGGGACGACCGGACCCAGAGCATCCCCGGCGACGCCAAGGCGGAGGCAATCGCGGAGGATGGGATGGGCGAGGACGCGGTCGCCATCCAATTTCCCGTGACCGTTCCGCAGGGCATGGAGAAGCCCTACTTCCTGATGGGTGATGCCACCCGGCCGGTGAACCTGTGGCAATGGAGCAGCGGCACGACGGACACGTCCGAGGGCGTCACCCTGGCCGATGCCCGTGGCATCAACGACCGGCGCGAACGGGACGCCTCCGCCAGCGGGTTGACCGCCACGGGCAGCTACCGGGACGGCACCTGGCGGGTCGCGATGACCCGTCCGCTGACCACCGACGCGATCGGCGACGATCTGCAGTTCTCCGAGGGCCGCTTCATCCCGATCGCGTTCTTCAATTGGGACGGCAGCAATGGTGAGACTGCGACCAAGCACACGATGACCACTTGGTACTGGCTGCTGCTGGCGCCGGCCGCCGGGTCGCGGCCGATCATCGCCGCCATCGTCGTCGCCCTGCTGATCCTGGGCGCCCTAATCCTGTGGGCGCGCGGCGCGGCGAAAAGGAGCGGATCATGA
- a CDS encoding cytochrome c: MRIPRLLQAVLVMVGVYLGFIVGFDVVLGQVIPSSLLTMYMFFVAAGVFMTFTYDDERTRELVAPIKALVEDPSRRWLRNLVFTVVPLAAGAATFVQMQPSFDAPVELRSIHPAPPTTAKIFGRRVNLLEVENPFRTLEKDDPEGFAEMVVEGAEIYIRNCQYCHGDKLDGRGPYAAGLNPTPLDFQDVGTIAQLQESYLFWRIATGGPGLPKEAAPWISSMPVWQDFLTEDEIWKVILFLYDYTGHRPRSWEHG; encoded by the coding sequence ATGAGAATTCCACGCCTGCTCCAAGCTGTCCTGGTTATGGTCGGGGTCTATCTCGGCTTCATCGTCGGGTTCGATGTCGTCCTCGGTCAGGTCATTCCGTCGAGCCTGCTGACGATGTACATGTTCTTCGTCGCCGCCGGCGTCTTCATGACCTTCACCTACGACGACGAACGGACCCGCGAGTTGGTGGCGCCGATCAAGGCGCTGGTCGAGGACCCGTCGCGGCGCTGGCTGCGCAACCTGGTCTTCACCGTCGTGCCGCTGGCCGCCGGGGCCGCCACCTTCGTACAGATGCAGCCCAGCTTCGACGCGCCGGTGGAGCTGCGCTCGATCCACCCGGCGCCGCCGACGACGGCCAAGATCTTCGGCCGCCGGGTCAACCTGCTGGAAGTCGAGAACCCCTTCCGCACGCTCGAAAAGGACGACCCGGAAGGCTTCGCCGAAATGGTCGTCGAAGGCGCCGAAATCTACATCCGCAATTGCCAGTACTGTCACGGCGACAAGCTCGACGGCAGGGGACCTTACGCCGCCGGCCTCAACCCGACGCCGCTCGATTTCCAGGACGTCGGCACCATCGCCCAGTTGCAGGAGTCCTACCTGTTCTGGCGCATCGCCACCGGCGGGCCCGGCCTGCCCAAGGAAGCCGCGCCGTGGATTTCGTCGATGCCGGTATGGCAGGACTTCCTGACCGAGGACGAGATCTGGAAAGTGATCCTGTTCCTCTACGACTATACCGGCCACCGGCCGCGGTCGTGGGAGCACGGGTGA
- a CDS encoding c-type cytochrome: MRSFLLVIVFALLMIAFFAAYSNFGIPQIEPAPPPVDEEIDLEAMTMDQFAALGERIFVGKGTCTLCHNALGRAPMLDSAAAVAAERLADTRYAGEADDVEGYLLESLVAPSAYVVAGFGKKGTDDRESPMPDVSAGSIRLNEAEITAVIAYLQDLGGAEITVEIPSGAEEPAEEEVAATTVEAEPRAVIDDPRALIAEFACDACHMIDGEGGDLGPDLTGIGGRRERPYLRRAILDPDADIAEGFEAEMMPADMGEQLYAKELEVLVDFLGGLK; this comes from the coding sequence ATGCGCTCTTTCCTGCTGGTCATCGTCTTCGCGCTGCTGATGATCGCCTTCTTCGCGGCCTATTCCAATTTCGGCATCCCGCAGATCGAACCCGCACCGCCGCCCGTGGATGAGGAGATCGACCTCGAGGCGATGACGATGGATCAGTTCGCCGCCCTCGGCGAGCGTATCTTCGTTGGCAAGGGAACCTGCACGCTTTGCCACAATGCGCTCGGCCGGGCGCCGATGCTCGACAGCGCCGCCGCGGTTGCTGCCGAACGCCTGGCTGATACCCGCTACGCGGGCGAGGCCGATGATGTCGAGGGCTATCTGCTGGAATCGTTGGTCGCGCCCTCGGCCTACGTCGTCGCCGGGTTCGGCAAGAAGGGGACCGACGACCGCGAGAGCCCGATGCCCGACGTATCGGCCGGCTCGATTCGCCTAAACGAGGCCGAGATCACGGCGGTGATCGCCTATCTCCAGGATCTCGGCGGCGCCGAGATCACGGTCGAGATCCCGAGCGGCGCCGAGGAGCCCGCCGAAGAGGAGGTTGCGGCGACGACGGTGGAAGCCGAGCCGCGCGCCGTCATCGACGACCCGCGCGCGCTGATCGCCGAATTTGCCTGCGACGCCTGCCACATGATCGACGGCGAGGGTGGCGACCTCGGCCCCGACCTCACTGGGATTGGCGGGCGGCGCGAGCGGCCCTATCTACGCCGCGCCATCCTCGACCCCGACGCCGACATCGCCGAGGGTTTCGAGGCCGAGATGATGCCCGCCGACATGGGCGAGCAGCTCTACGCCAAGGAACTGGAGGTCCTGGTCGACTTCCTGGGCGGGTTGAAGTGA